Sequence from the Candidatus Dependentiae bacterium genome:
CTTATTAGGATCAGTCAGTCCAGTTCTATGAAGTTGGATAGCATGAGTGATCTCTTCAATAGCTTCTGTTTGGCCAATAACGCGCTGTTTTAAAGTAGCGGCCATATGAAGCAGTCGCTCTGTTTCACTTTTTTGTAGCTTTTCTACAGGAATACCTGTCCAACGAGAAAGTATTGCTGCAATATCATGCTCATCAACTTCTTCTTTGATAAGATGTGTCGTAAGCCCTTTGAGTTTTTCCTGTTGCTGATCAAGCTGTTTATGTAATTCTACTAAGCGGCCATATTTTATTTCTGAAGCACGAGCAAAGTTACCTTCACGCTCAGCTTGAGCAAATTGAATTTGCGCTTGTTCTATCTGTTCTTTAAACTTACTTATAGCATCAAGTGGCGCTTTTTCTGATTTCCATTGATTGAGGAGCGTTTGGTACTGTACTTTAAGCTCACCTAACTCAAGCTCAAGTTCCTGTAGTTTACTTTGAGCCAGACCATTGGTCTTTTCTTTGCTGAGTGCTAATTTTTCAATTTCAAGCTGCCTAATGCGTCGTTCAAGGGCATCGACTGCAGCGGGTTGTGAATCAATCGACATTTTTACCATAGCTGCAGCTTCATCAATTAAATCTATAGCTTTATCAGGTAAAAAACGATCAGGAATATTGCGAGCCGATAATTGGACTGCGTCGATTAATGCTTGATCCTTAATGCGTATACCATGATGTAGTTCGTAACGCTCTTTAAGGCCACGCAAAATAGAAAGAGCATCTTCTTGTGTTGGCTCAGGAACAAGTACCTGCTGAAAACGCCTTTCTAGAGCAGCATCTTTTTCTATATATTTTTTATACTCCCTCAGGGTTGTTGCTCCTATACAGTGGAGTATGCCGCGTGCAAGTGCTGGTTTAAGTAAATTAGATGCGTCCATACCGCCACCAGAAGCTCCTGCCCCTACAAGCATATGAAGCTCATCGATAAACAAAATAATAGTCTCTTGGCTTTCTTCAATTTCTTTAAGAACCCCTTTAAGGCGCTCTTCAAATTCACCTTGGTATTTGGCTCCTGCAATAAGCAGACCTAAATCAAGCGCATAAATAATGCTGTTTTTGAGAGATTCAGGAACATCATTATTAATAATGCGCTGTGCGATACCTTCAACAAGAGCAGTTTTTCCAACACCTGGTTCACCAATTAATACGGGATTATTTTTAGTGCGCCGGGAAAGTATTTGTATTACGCGTCGTATTTCTTCATGCCGCCCAATTACAGGATCGAGCACACCAAGTTTAGCTTGTTGAGTGACATTTTGGCAGTATTTTTCCAGCATTTGATACTGATTTTCTGCATTTTTTTCTTTCACTGTTTTACCTTTACGTACTACTTCTATATGACTAAGTACTGCTTTACGTGTAAACTGCGTGGATTTAAAAAAGCTTTTAATAGATTCAGGTAGAGAATGTGTGTCTGTCCATGAAAGCACAAAAGATTCTAAACTTATATACGTATCACCAAGCTTATCCGCTTCTTTTTTACATGAACTTAAAAACTCTTCAAAACTGCGATCAGCTATCAGTGAGCCCCCTTCAATAGTAGGAAGTTTTGAAAGTTCAGTATCTACGAGCTTTTTAAGTTCTTGAGTTGGTATGGTAAGTACTTTAAAAAAAGAAAGACAAAAGCTATTTTCTAGTCCTGCTGCCAGTAGGTGTAGGGGTACTATACTTGCATTTTTAAGCCTTTGAGCAAGCCCAATAGCCTGATTTATAAGTTCTTGGCTTGACGTTGTAAAAGTATCAAGTGTCATTGTCTAGAGACCTCCACAAATAAGAAAGTTAACACGATACATAACT
This genomic interval carries:
- a CDS encoding AAA family ATPase, which translates into the protein MTLDTFTTSSQELINQAIGLAQRLKNASIVPLHLLAAGLENSFCLSFFKVLTIPTQELKKLVDTELSKLPTIEGGSLIADRSFEEFLSSCKKEADKLGDTYISLESFVLSWTDTHSLPESIKSFFKSTQFTRKAVLSHIEVVRKGKTVKEKNAENQYQMLEKYCQNVTQQAKLGVLDPVIGRHEEIRRVIQILSRRTKNNPVLIGEPGVGKTALVEGIAQRIINNDVPESLKNSIIYALDLGLLIAGAKYQGEFEERLKGVLKEIEESQETIILFIDELHMLVGAGASGGGMDASNLLKPALARGILHCIGATTLREYKKYIEKDAALERRFQQVLVPEPTQEDALSILRGLKERYELHHGIRIKDQALIDAVQLSARNIPDRFLPDKAIDLIDEAAAMVKMSIDSQPAAVDALERRIRQLEIEKLALSKEKTNGLAQSKLQELELELGELKVQYQTLLNQWKSEKAPLDAISKFKEQIEQAQIQFAQAEREGNFARASEIKYGRLVELHKQLDQQQEKLKGLTTHLIKEEVDEHDIAAILSRWTGIPVEKLQKSETERLLHMAATLKQRVIGQTEAIEEITHAIQLHRTGLTDPNKPIGSFLFLGPTGVGKTEVAKVLADFLFNDPKRLIRIDMSEYMEKHAVARLIGAPPGYVGFEEGGQLTEAVRRHPYSVILFDEIEKAHPDVFNIFLQILDEGHLTDSQGRTVSFKNCIIIMTSNLGSQLILEAKELTALVKQQIEKMLQKHFRPEFLNRIDAIVFFKALSSADVTEIAKIQVKQLEERLELNGITLTVTTQALEQAAHLGYDPEFGARPLKRAIQTYISVPVSQHLLKNPQSTAITVKVKDGTLVAE